From a region of the Calliphora vicina chromosome 4, idCalVici1.1, whole genome shotgun sequence genome:
- the Evi5 gene encoding ecotropic viral integration site 5 ortholog isoform X2: protein MTLTTASATTANNTQENISSGSSSKKMEVKCTTTTAEENLPTSEMDLLAKLEAANKLIESDAKSLNSLHSTHSRKNSDTSQISITSNGNSVAEEDIWTTWATILNDWEGALKRKNPCVRELVRRGIPHHFRAIVWQQLCGANDADKKQYAEYIKATSACEKVIRRDIARTYPEVDFFKEKDGPGQEALFNVIKAYSLHDREVGYCQGSGFIVGLLLMQMPEEEAFAVLVQIMQQHRMRDMFKPSMSELGLCMYQLESLVLEQIPEMHIHFQQQGFQTTMYASSWFLTLYTTSLNLNISSRIMDVFLSEGMEFIFKVALGLLLLGKDTLLSLDMEAMLKFFQKELPKKVEADPEAFFQLAYSIKINTKRMKKLEKEYQDVKKKEQEEMVELRRLRRENRLLKQRNELLEAESAELADRLVRGQVSRAEEEETSFAIQTELMQLRRSYLEISHQLENANEEVRGLSLRLQENNNSRQSSLDELCMKEEALKQRDEMVSCLLEELVKVRQSLAESEDQIRNLKTKIEELEEDKKTLRETTPDNSVAHLQDELIASKLREAEASLSLKDLKQRVQELSTQWQRQLQEQRNDHNSHPVDSTPKKLLTNLFDSSKSNEHTQKLEEELMTTRIREMETLTELKELRLKVMELETQVQVSTNQLRRQDEENKKIKEELDMALTREKEMSNKAREQQHRYSDLESRMKDELMNVKIKFTEQSQTVAELKQEISRLETKNSEMLAEGELRSNLDDSDKVRDLQDRIADLKAELTALKSRGKFLPVSKLRSSSIQSIESAESDFNDIMSMRRESTELSS, encoded by the exons ATGACCCTTACAACTGCCAGCGCTACAACAGCAAACAACACACAGGAAAATATTAGCAGTGGTAGCAGTAGTAAAAAAATGGAAGTAAAGTGTACTACAACTACAGCTGAAGAAAACTTACCCACCTCCGAAATGGATTTATTAGCAAAATTAGAGGCAGCCAACAAGCTGATTGAAAGTGATGCAAAATCCCTAAATTCCTTGCATTCCACACACAGTCGTAAAAATTCCGATACTAGTCAAATAAGTATAACATCAA aTGGTAATTCCGTGGCCGAGGAAGATATATGGACTACTTGGGCCACCATACTCAATGATTGGGAGGGAGCTTTGAAGCGTAAAAATCCCTGTGTCAGAGAACTAGTACGTCGTGGTATACCACATCATTTTAG agCCATTGTTTGGCAACAGCTTTGCGGTGCTAATGATGCCGACAAAAAACAATATGCCGAATATATTAAGGCCACCTCGGCCTGCGAAAAAGTCATTAGACGTGATATTGCCCGTACTTATCCCGAAGTGGATTTCTTCAAAGAGAAAGATGGCCCCGGTCAAGAGGCTTTATTTAATGTCATCAAAGCCTACTCTTTGCACGATCGTGAGGTTGGCTACTGCCAGGGTTCCGGTTTTATTGTTGGTCTCTTACTCATGCAAATGCCCGAGGAGGAGGCATTTGCCGTACTCGTTCAGATAATGCAACAGCATCGTATGCGTGATATGTTTAAGCCTTCCATGTCGGAATTGGGTTTGTGCATGTATCAATTGGAGAGTTTGGTGCTGGAACAGATACCCGAAATGCACATACACTTCCAACAACAG GGTTTCCAAACTACCATGTATGCTTCCAGTTGGTTCCTTACTCTCTACACaacatctttaaatttaaatatctcCTCACGCATCATGGATGTTTTCCTTAGCGAAGGCATGGAATTCATATTCAAAGTGGCCCTTGGCTTATTGCTATTGGGTAAAGATACTTTGCTGTCGTTGGATATGGAAGCCATGTTGAAGTTTTTCCAAAAGGAATTACCCAAAAAGGTGGAAGCTGATCCGGAAGCATTCTTCCAGTTGGCCTATTCCATTAAAATCAACACCAAACGAATGAAGAAATTGGAAAAAGAATATCAAGATGTTAAGAAAAAAGAGCAAGAAGAAATGGTAGAACTAAGACGTTTGAGAAGAGAAAATCGTTTACTTAAGCAGCGCAATGAATTGTTGGAGGCTGAGTCGGCAGAATTGGCAGATCGTTTGGTGCGTGGTCAGGTGTCCCGAGCAGAAGAGGAGGAAACTAG CTTTGCTATACAAACAGAACTCATGCAGCTACGTCGTTCTTATTTGGAAATTTCCCATCAATTGGAAAATGCCAACGAAGAAGTTCGCGGTCTAAGTTTGCGTTTACAGgaaaat AACAATTCTCGCCAATCCTCGCTCGATGAATTGTGTATGAAAGAGGAAGCGCTTAAGCAACGCGATGAAATGGTCTCTTGCCTCTTGGAGGAGTTGGTTAAAGTACGACAGAGTTTGGCCGAGAGTGAAGATCAAATACGCaatctaaaaaccaaaattgAGGAGTTAGAAGAGGATAAAAAGACTTTACGTGAAACAACGCCAGATAATTCAGTCGCCCATTTGCAGGACGAACTAATAGCCAGTAAACTAAGAGAAGCCGAAGCCAGTCTCTCATTGAAAGATCTCAAACAAAGAGTACAAGAGTTGAGTACTCAATGGCAAAGACAGTTGCAAGAACAACGCAACGATCACAATTCACATCCCGTCGACTCGACGCCCAAAAAACTCTTAACAAATCTCTTTGATTCTTCGAAATCGAATGAACACACCCAAAAGCTAGAGGAAGAGCTAATGACCACACGCATACGCGAAATGGAAACATTAACCGAATTGAAAGAGTTGCGTTTAAAGGTCATGGAGCTGGAAACTCAGGTGCAAGTGTCCACCAATCAGCTGAGACGTCAAGATGAGGAAAATAAAAAGATTAAAGAAGAATTGGATATGGCTTTGACACGTGAAAAGGAGATGTCCAACAAGGCCAGAGAACAGCAACATAg ATACTCTGATTTGGAATCTCGCATGAAAGACGAACTGATGaatgtgaaaattaaattcacCGAACAGTCTCAGACTGTAGCTGAACTGAAACAGGAAATTTCCAGATTAGAAACTAAG aATTCCGAAATGTTAGCTGAAGGTGAACTACGTTCCAATTTAGATGACTCTGATAAAGTGCGTGATCTGCAGGACAGAATCGCCGACTTAAAAGCCGAG TTAACCGCATTAAAAAGTCGAGGAAAATTTCTACCAGTTTCGAAATTACGAAGCTCCTCGATACAGTCGATCGAATCAGCCGAAAGTGATTTTAATGATATAATGAGCATGCGCAGAGAAAGTACCGAATTATCATCATAA